In one window of Amblyraja radiata isolate CabotCenter1 chromosome 29, sAmbRad1.1.pri, whole genome shotgun sequence DNA:
- the LOC116989301 gene encoding cold-inducible RNA-binding protein-like isoform X1, whose translation MSDEGKLFVGGLNFDTNEQSLESVFSKYGQISEVIVIKDRETQRSRGFGFVTFENPDDAKDAMLAMNGKSIDGRQIRVDQAGKSSGDRSRGYRGGNASSRGSFRGGSGRRTRGFSRGSGGDRGYVGRYDSRSGYSGSKDYQNKDRSQWSYGGSGSYRDSYDS comes from the exons ATGTCGGACGAAGGCAAGCTCTTTGTCGGTGGACTCAACTTCGACACGAACGAGCAGTCGCTGGAATCCGTCTTCTCCAAATATGGGCAGATCTCCGAAG TTATTGTCATTAAAGACCGGGAGACACAACGATCAAGGGGTTTTGGTTTCGTCACGTTTGAAAATCCTGATGATGCAAAGGATGCTATGTTAGCTATGAATGGGAAG TCTATTGATGGGCGTCAGATTAGAGTGGATCAAGCTGGAAAATCCTCTGGAGACCGTTCCCGGGGTTATAGAGGTGGAAATGCAAGCAGCCGTGGGTCTTTCCGTGGTGGGTCTGGGCGTCGAACACGAGGGTTTTCTAGAG GCAGTGGTGGAGACAGAGGGTACGTCGGACGCTATGATTCAAGAAGTGGTTACTCGGGATCGAAGGATTACCAAAACAAAGATAG GAGTCAATGGAGCTATGGCGGTAGTGGCTCTTACCGGGACAGTTATGACAGTTAA
- the LOC116989300 gene encoding cold-inducible RNA-binding protein B-like, with translation MSDEGKIFVGGLNFETDEQSLEQLFSKYGEVRDVLVIKDKETHKSKGFGFITFENPDDAKDALTMNGKEVDGRQIRVDQAGKGSSGRSRNYQGSQSRSYGFRGGRGGRGSYRDGDRSGRNNYRNDYSSRSQNSGSYGSNNSSSRTYRDDYDNYATNE, from the exons ATGTCTGATGAAGGGAAGATTTTTGTTGGTGGGCTGAACTTTGAAACAGATGAACAATCATTGGAGCAGTTGTTTTCCAAGTATGGCGAGGTTCGTGATG TACTTGTGATCAAAGATAAAGAGACACACAAATCTAAAGGGTTTGGTTTTATTACTTTTGAAAATCCTGACGATGCAAAGGACGCCTTGACCATGAATGGAAAG GAAGTTGATGGTCGGCAAATTCGTGTAGACCAGGCAGGAAAAGGCTCTAGCGGACGATCTCGGAATTACCAAGGCAGTCAGTCACGAAGTTACGGATTTCGTGGAGGAAGAGGTGGCCGTGGATCTTACAGAG ATGGTGACAGAAGTGGACGAAACAATTACAGAAATGACTACTCTTCCAG GAGCCAAAACTCTGGTTCGTACGGCTCTAACAATTCATCCTCAAGGACCTACCGGGATGACTACGATAATTATG CTACAAATGAATAA
- the LOC116989301 gene encoding cold-inducible RNA-binding protein-like isoform X2, with product MSDEGKLFVGGLNFDTNEQSLESVFSKYGQISEVIVIKDRETQRSRGFGFVTFENPDDAKDAMLAMNGKSIDGRQIRVDQAGKSSGDRSRGYRGGNASSRGSFRGGSGRRTRGFSRGSGGDRGYVGRYDSRSGYSGSKDYQNKDSQWSYGGSGSYRDSYDS from the exons ATGTCGGACGAAGGCAAGCTCTTTGTCGGTGGACTCAACTTCGACACGAACGAGCAGTCGCTGGAATCCGTCTTCTCCAAATATGGGCAGATCTCCGAAG TTATTGTCATTAAAGACCGGGAGACACAACGATCAAGGGGTTTTGGTTTCGTCACGTTTGAAAATCCTGATGATGCAAAGGATGCTATGTTAGCTATGAATGGGAAG TCTATTGATGGGCGTCAGATTAGAGTGGATCAAGCTGGAAAATCCTCTGGAGACCGTTCCCGGGGTTATAGAGGTGGAAATGCAAGCAGCCGTGGGTCTTTCCGTGGTGGGTCTGGGCGTCGAACACGAGGGTTTTCTAGAG GCAGTGGTGGAGACAGAGGGTACGTCGGACGCTATGATTCAAGAAGTGGTTACTCGGGATCGAAGGATTACCAAAACAAAGATAG TCAATGGAGCTATGGCGGTAGTGGCTCTTACCGGGACAGTTATGACAGTTAA